CACGATGTTGCCGCCGTGATGCGCGGCCGACAGCACCAGCTGGCCCGTCGAATCCTTGCCCGCCGCCTTGCGCGCCTCGACCGTTTCGATGCCGTGGTCGAGACTGTTGCGCACGAGGTGAGTCAAAGGATCGATGATGCGCTCGATCAGGCTCTTGTCGAGTTCGGTCGCCTGACCGAAGGTGACGAGTTCAACCTGCTTGCCGAGCTTCGCTGCCAGATCGCGCACCAGACGCGGGAAGCGGCTGAAGACGTAATCCATCGGCATCATGCGGATCGACATGACTGCTTCCTGGAGATCGCGCGCATTGCGCTCCAGTTGCGCCATGCCGTTGAAGAGGCGGTCGTGCAGCGCCGGGTCGAAGGTGCTGGTGGTCTCGGCCAGCATGGCCTGCGTGATCACCAGTTCGCCGACCAGGTTGATCAGCTGGTCGACCTTCTCGACGCCCACGCGGATCGAACTGCCTTCGCCTGCGTTCGCAGCGGCCGCCGGACGCGCCTTGCGATCGCCTTCAGCGGATGCAGGCGCGGCCTTCGGCGCGGCAGGCGCAGTCGCAGCCGGCGCGGCTGCGGCGGCTGGTGTAACGATTGCGGGCTCGGCGGGAGCCGGCGTCGCTGGTGCTGCGGGTTGCGCGACCGGCTGCGCGGCGGCAGGCGCCGGCGCAGCAGCCACTGCCGGCTGCACGACAGCGGCCGGCGCCCCCGCGCCGCCGCTCGCCGTGCCCCCCGCATTGACCGGCTCGCTTTGCGCGGCTTCGGATGCTCCAGGCGCACCCTGTTCCGCGCCGCTCGCCGGCGCCGCGCCGCGGCCGATCACGATCTGACTTTCGTCGATCACGAAGCAGCACACGGCGACGATATCGTCGGACGACACATCGGATTCCAGCCACAGCGTGATATCGCTGCCCGTCTTCACCTGCCCGACGATACGACCCAGGTTGCCCAACTCTTCGGTGAGCAGTTCCTGGTCCTTTTCCCCAACGCCCCGTAGCGTAATTTTCAGATGGGGTCCTGCAGCCGCATCGGATGTAGCAGCGCCGGTCTCTGCCGGTTCGTTGTCTGCCCAAACGCCTGCGGCTTCTACTGCCTGTTCAGCCTGTTCGACCACATGCTCCGGCGCGTGCCCATCCGCGACGGCGGGCGCTGCTGCCGGTGCTGCGGCCGGAGCCGGTGCCGCTGCTGCGGGCGCGGCGCCGCTGCTTTCCTTATGGAGCTGTTCGAGCTTCGCGCAGATCGCGGCGGCGACGGCCGCATCCGGCTCGGCGCTCGCGCGATAGTCGGCGAGCTGGCCCGAGAGCACGTCCTTGGTTTCGAGGAACGTGTCGATCATGTCCTTGCGCAGCACGATCTCGTTGTTGCGCGCGCGGTCCAGCAGCGATTCGAGAATGTGCGTCGTCTCGGTCAGCGCCGTGAAGCCGAAGGTGGCCGCACCGCCCTTGATCGAGTGCGCCGCGCGAAAGATGGCGGCCAGATCCTCGGGATCGGGATGGCCGACGTCCAGGTTCAGGAGCAGCTGCTCCATCTGCGCGAGCAGCTCGTCCGCTTCGTCGAAGAACGTCTGGTAGAACTGAGTGATGTCGAGTGTCATGCGTGTGTCACCGCGAGAGTCCTGGCTGCTATGCCACTTCCAAATATCGGTTGCTGCCTGCTGGCTGCCGCGCTCAGGCGAGCGCCGCGACCAGTTCGGTCAGCATGTCGGGGTCCAGCGGTTTTTCGATCCATCCTGTGGCGCCCGCATCGCGCGCCGCTGCCTTGAAGGGCTCGCCGGATTCGGTCGTGAGGACCAGGATCGGCGTTTCGCGGTACGCGGGGTTGCCGCGCAGCGCGGCTATCAGATCGAGGCCCGTCCGGCCGGGCATGTGCTGGTCGGTCAGCACGAGGTCGAACGGCATCGCGAGCGCGTTTTCGAGCCCTTCGTCGCCGTCGGCCGCGAGCGTCACCTGATAGCCGGCACCCGTCAGCGTCGCGGCAAGGATTTGCCGCATCGCTGCCGAATCGTCGATTGCCAGAATGTGCCTGATCATTCAATCCTCACTGCGCTCACGTTGGATCAAGGTAGCGCCGCCATCGGCGCATCCGTTATCCCGCTATCTGTCATTGCGTCGCCGTTGCAGGCGCCGCGCTCTTGTCTGTCGCTTCAGCCGGTTTCGCCTCGCCCTGCGCGACGGCGCTGATTGGCTCCGCGTCCTTTTGCATCGCGTGCGGCGCTTTGGCGGGCGGCGACGGCGGTTGCGCGGCGGGCGGTGAAGCCGGCTGGATGATCTTTTGCAGCAGCGGCTTGTTCGCGCCCGCCGCATCGTTCGACAACGTGGTCGACGACGAGTCGTCCTGCATCAGCGCGTCTTCCGAGCGCTTGTTCAACACGATGATGCTGATGCGCCGGTTTTCCGGGTCGAGCGGATCGGCCTTGTTCAGGTTCTGCGTCGACGCGAGGCCCAGCACGCGTAGTACCTTGGCTTCGTCCATGCCGCCCGCGATCAGCTCGCGGCGCGACGCGTTCGCGCGGTCCGCCGACAATTCCCAGTTGCTGTAGCCCTTCTCGCCGCCGGCATACGGCACGGCGTCGGTGTGGCCCTGCACGACGATGCGGTTCGGCACGTCGTTCAGCGTGTTGCCGATCGCCTGCAGAATGTCGTGCATGTACGGCTGGACGATCGCCTGCGCGGTCGCGAACATCGGACGCTTCTGCGTGTCGACGATCTCGATGCGCAAGCCCTGCAGCGTCGAATCGATGCGGATCTGCTGCTTGAACTGGCGCAGCACCGGGTTCGCCTCGATCGCGGCCATCAGCTTGACCTGCAGGTCGTGCAGGCGAACCTGCTCGCGGCGCTCCACTGCACCCTGCAACTGCTGCAGCGCCTGGTCGTCGGCGCGTGCGGCCGTGTGCTCGGCACGATTGGTCGAACCGTCCGTCTGACGCGTGATGCCGTCCTTGTCGGTCGAAATGTCGCGCCCGCCGCCCGGAATCTGGCTCGAATCGACAGCGCTGCGGTCGCCGCCCCACAGCGTGATCTTCAGCGGCTGGTTGAAGTAATCGGCAATGCCCTTCAACTGCACCGTCGAGGCCGAGCTGAGCAGCCACATCAGCAGGAAGAACGCCATCATCGCCGTCATGAAGTCCGCATACGCGAGCTTCCACGCGCCGCCGTGATGGCCGCCTTTCTTCGGCGCTGCGCGCTTGACAACGATTGCGCGGTCTTTGTCCTTGCTCATCGCCCGCGTTCCTTATTTCGCCTTCACGCGGCGCACGTGTTCTTCAAGCTCGGCGAACGACGGGCGTTCGGTCGAGAAGAGCACCTTGCGGCCGAATTCGACAGCGATTGCGGGCGCGTAGCCGTTCAGGCTCGCGAGGATCGTTACCTTGATGCACTGGAACATCTTGGTCGACTCGGTGACGCGCTGTTCCGCGACGCTCGCGAGCGGGCCGATCAGACCGTACGACAGCAGAATGCCGAGGAACGTACCGACCAGCGCCTGCGCGATCATTTCGCCGAGCACGGCGGGCGGCTTGTCGGCGGAGGCCATCGTGTGCACCACACCCATCACGGCCGCGACGATACCGAATGCGGGCATCGCGTCGCCGACCTTCATCAGCGCGTGTGCGGGCGCTTCGCCTTCGGCGTGATGCGTTTCGATTTCTTCGTCCATCAGACTTTCGATCTCGAACGCATTCATGTTGCCGCCGACCATCAGGCGCAGATAGTCCGTCAGGAATTCGACAATGTGATGGTCCGCAAGAATCTTCGGGTACTGCGTGAAGATCGGGCTCTTCTGCGGATCGTCGATATCGGCTTCGAGCGTGAGCGTGCCCTCCTTGCGCGCCTTCGCCAGCAGGACGTAAAGGAGCGCCATCAGCTCCATGTAAACGTCCTTGTTGTACTTGGCGCCTTTGAACAGCGTCGGAATCACGCGCAACGTAGCCTTGATCGTCTTCATCCCGTTGCCGAGGATGAACGCACCGAGACCCGCGCCCGCGATCATCAGCACTTCGACGGGCTGCATAAGCGCGCCCAGGTGGCCGCCCTCCAGCGCATAGCCGCCGAAGACGGACAACAGCGTAACGAGTGTTCCCACGAAAATCAGCACTGCCGAGCCCTCTCGAAAAGCGACGGAGACCGTCGTTATTCAGGTTTACGGCAAGCAGTCGGAAAACTTTGGCGGAATGCGCGCCGGAGCGGGGCGGTGTTAACCAGAGTGCCGCCGTGCACCCGAAGAAGGCGACGCGACGGGCGCACCCGCCGCGCGTCAGGCGGCCGTGACGACGGCCTCAGGCAAGGCTGCAAGCGCATCCCCGAGTGGCGCGCCGAGGGCAGCCTGAGCTTCCTCGCAACGCGCGTCGGCGGCTTTCCGGGTCTTACCGGCGCGCGACGGCGGCGCGCACAGGCCGCATACGAAGCCGTGCTGCGGATCGTGCGCGTGTGCGACAAATTGTCCGCGGCAGCGCGTGCAGGTCGTCATCTGCAGCATGCCGGAGTCGAAGAAGCGCACCAGCGTCCACGCGCGCGTCAGGCTCAGCGCCGGTTCGTCGTGGTGCATGCGCGCGTGTTCGAGGTAGAGCCGGTATGACTTGACGATCGACTGGATCGTCACGCAGCCGCCCAGCCCCGACATGAAGCGGTAGATGTTGTAGAACAGCGACGAGTGAATGTTCGGCTGCCACGTCATGAACCAGTCGGTCGAAAACGGCAGCATGCCCTTGGGCGGCGATACGCCCTTCACTTCCTTGTACAGCTTGATGAGCCGGTCGCGCGACAGCGTCGTCTCCGCTTCGAGCAGCTGCAAGCGCGCGCCGAGTTCGATCAGTTCAATCGCCAGGGTGATTTCCCTGACTTCGAGCACCACGCTTTTCTGTGCCATCCGCCTGGCTTCCCGCGTCCGTTGTCGTTTTCCAGACCGCGAACCGGCCGGAAAAAACGATAAAAGCGCCGTCGCCGGCGCGCGTAGGGTGCGTCTGTCCCGGCGCCTGCGCGCCGGCCGTCGGCCAGTCTCAGCCGATCTGCTCGACGGGCTGGCCCGCCATCAGGATTGCGGAATGCGCCTGGGCGACGGCGGACGATTTGCCCTTGTCGGCCAGCGACGAGAGGATCTGGTGATCGTCGAAGCGGAAGCGGCACAACACCTGGTTCGATGCGGCCAGCTTGACAGTCTGTGCGAGCGACAGGTTGGCGAGCACGTCGGCGAGCTGCTCCGAGATGCCCATGCGGAACATGCCCATTGGCTTGTCTTCACGCAGCAGTCGCTGCGCGAGTAGCAGATAGGACAAGTTCACTTCCCTAATTTCATTGAGCATGTCACTTTGAGTGCTCATTGAATCCCCCGATTCGAAACTGGCTGGTCAGGCCTGGTAAAACGTTTGCTCGCTCGCGTTAAAAAAAACCACGAACGGCACGCTTATGGTCAGCATGGATTTTCCCGAAAGGGGCGGCGAACGAAAATCGGACAGTCACCCCAACTGATTGACGGATAAATCCAGGATTTCTGTAGGAGTTTTTCCTACAAATTTTTGTGACGGGGGATTTTGGAGGGCAGTGCCGGGCGGAAAGCGCCGACTGCTTACACGCGAGACCAAGCGTGAAAGGTTTGGGAAGCGGATTATGCGCCCATATTTGGGCGGAAACCAAGCGAATTTCGCAGCGATCCGTTCGGCACCGCACCATTTGATCTGACGAAATGACGGTGCAACATGCTGCGCCGATCGACCCGAAGTGCGGTGGATATTGCCTCGATGCCCATACCCGCGAGCTTTCCGGCACCATCCGCGCAGTTGTTACGCATCATGTTTCGCGCTGTAACAACGTTAAGCGTTTGAAAAATAACTCGAATTGCCGGCCGCGATCCCGATAATGAGACCTAGGGATAACCCCATTTGGGCATCCTGCCACGGGCGGCGGCACACCGCGCCCAACCGTCCGAAAGGCTTCCGCTTTTTTGCTACACGCAAGGCAGCGCGCGCGAAGCCCCTTTGCACAAGGAGATCCCGCATGCGAATCGCACAAATCGCACCGTTGTATGAAGCTGTCCCACCGAAACTCTATGGCGGCACAGAACGCGTCGTGTCGTATCTGACCGAAGCGCTGGTCGATCTGGGTCACGATGTGACGCTCTTTGCGAGCGGCGATTCGGTGACGTCCGCGAAACTCGAAGCGTCGTGGCCGCGCGCATTGCGCCTGGACCCGACCGTTCGCGACGCGCTCGCCCCGCATATGCTGCTGCTCGAAAAGGTGCGCAAGCTCGCGCACGAGTTCGACGTGCTGCACTTCCACCTCGACTACCTGCCGTTCCCGCTATTTTCGACGCTGGACACGCCGTTCGTGACGACGCTGCACGGCCGTCTGGACCTGCCCGAGCTGCAGCCGGTGTTCGATACGTTCACCGATGCGCCCGTAATCTCGATTTCGGATTCGCAGCGTCTGCCGCTGCAACAGGCTAACTGGCTGAACACGATCTATCACGGCCTGCCGGAGCAGCTGCTCACGCCGCAGACGGGCAAGAAGCCGGAATACCTCGCGTTCCTCGGCCGGATCTGCCCGGAAAAGCGCGTCGATACAGCCATCAAGATCGCTGCACAAAGCGGTCTGCCGCTGAAGATCGCCGCCAAGGTGGACAAGGCCGACCAGGAATACTTCAAGACGGAAATTGAGCCGCTGCTGTCGCAGGCGCACGTCGAGTTCATCGGTGAGATCAACGAGGCGCAAAAGCCGGAATTCCTGTCGGGGGCGAAGGCGTTGCTGTTCCCGATCGACTGGTCGGAGCCGTTCGGCCTGGTGATGATCGAGTCGATGGCTTGCGGCACGCCCGTGATCGCGTTCAACCGGGGTTCGGTGCCGGAGGTAATCGACCACGGCGTGACGGGCTTCATCTGCGAAGACGTGCAGGGCGCCGTGGCCGCGCTGCAACGCATCGACGAGCTGTCGCGCACGGAAATCCGCGCGCAGTTCGAGCGCCGTTTCAGCTCGAAGATCATGGCGCAAAACTATGTCGACAGCTATTCGGCGATGCTGGAAGCAACGCGCCGTCCGATGCTGCGCCGCGTGGCCGTGGGTTGAAGCTGGATTGCACAGGTCAACTCTGCCGATGCACCGACATATTGCGTAATTTGTTCACTTGAACGTTTGCGCTGTCATTCAAAGACAGCTACTGCGCCGCTCACACGAAAAAGCCGCCTCCCCAGGCGGCTTTTTCTTTTCCGGCGTTCGGAACCGGAACGGCAATGGAAGCGCTTTCTTCAATGCGCCGCAATGCGCTCTTTTAGCGAATGAAGCTATCCCCGCTTCAGACGCCTTACCGCGCATTAACAGAGTCTGAAAGGCGGCGCATATCGCCAGATCGCCTTCAGCCGGCTTTCGCCGTTTCGCCTAATTAGGCCTGGCCGATCAGAAAGCGCTCGCGGTTCTTGCCGGCAATCCACTTGGGCGGCTTTCCCCGGCCACTCCACGTGTTTCCGGACTTCGGATCCTGATACTTCGCGGGCAACGGCGCCTTTTTGGGCGGGCGTCCGCGGCGAGCCGCCTCCGCAAAACCGAGGTCATGCGCGTTAAGGCCGTATTCGGCGATTTTCTGGCGGATTTCGGCAATCACATTGCCTACTTCACTACGGCGTGCTTCGTCCGCTTCCTGCTGCAAGCGGGCAATCTGCGCCTTGAGATCTGCGTATTGTGACATTTGGGCTCCCCTCTTTTTCTAAAAGTGGTTAGCACGGAGATTAGCCCGTGCTAACGAAATTCGCAATGGCGGCTAATACCGCGTTATCAAAAGTTTTCGTCTGAGTATTTATAAAGCGGCACTGAATCGTTCAAACCGCTGGACTTTTATCGCGAAATAATTCCGCGTTCGTGAATGACAATTCTTGACAGTCCATTTGTGCAACGTTGCTTAAAATTTGCGCTCCCAAGTGCCGGGTAGCACATGCGCTCTCGTCCTTGAATTCCCGTACTTTCCCGTACTTATTAGGATTACACACGATGAACCTCTCCAGGCGCCTCGCGGCGGAGCTGTTCGGCACCTTCTGGCTCGTACTCGGAGGTTGCGGCAGCGCCGTCCTTGCAGCAAATTTCGCCGGTCCCGTGCATGGGCTCGGCATCGGCTTCGTGGGCGTTTCGCTCGCTTTCGGCCTGACCGTCCTGACCATGGCGTATGCGATCGGGCATATTTCCGGCTGTCACCTGAATCCGGCCGTGAGCGTGGGCCTGGCTGTCGCCGGGCGCTTCGCGGCGCGCGACCTCGTTCCGTACATCGTGGCGCAGGTGCTGGGCGCCGTGCTCGGCGCGTACGTGCTGTCCGTCATCGCCTCGGGCAATCCGGACTTCCATCTGGTCGCGAGCGGCTTCGCGAGCAACGGGTATGGCGACCGTTCGCCGGGCCACTTCGCGTTGCCGGCTGCGTTCGTCTGCGAAACGGTGATGACGGCCTTCTTCCTGTTCGTGATTCTCGGCGCAACGGATAAGCGCGCGCCGGCAGGCTTCGCGCCGATCGCGATTGGCCTCTGCCTCACGCTGATCCATCTGATCTCGATTCCCGTGACGAATACGTCGGTGAATCCGGCGCGATCGACGGGGCCCGCGCTGTTCGTCGGCGGCGCTGCCGTCGACCAGTTGTGGCTCTTCTGGGTCGCGCCGATTCTCGGCGCCGTGATTGCCGCGATCGTTTATCCCGCGGTGGCTGGTGATGCCCGGCATGTCGCGGACGCAGAACGCGTGCGCGTGACGGCCTGATTGCTGGCTATCCCGTCTGAATGAAAACGGGGCGCTTCGGCACCCCGTTTTCGTTTTAGCGAATCCCTTCCAGCATTAATAGATGGTTCAAATGTAAGGCTGGTTTACGGCGGGATTCATCGACATTGAAGAAGCGCCTTAGCTTCTTGAAAGGTCCGCTTCGCTCCGCTCCGCGCTATACGGGCAAATGCCGGGCACTCGCAAGGCGCTGTCTGGAAAGCATTGCGCGAACGCCGCAAGCCCGCGGATACGGCGGCATTGCATGCTTTCACTTCGTAACATCCTGTCGCAGTGCCGCTCGCTGGCGACGCGTAGATTGAACCTGTACGGCAAACACGCCGCATTCACAGGAGAATCACAATGAAGCGCATCGTCACTCACATGCTCGTTGCAGTTGGCCTCGCCGCTGGCGCATGCGGTGTCGCACAGGCGCACTCGAATCTGAGCATCGGCCTGTCGCTCGGGACGCCTGCCCCTGCCGACGTGGCGCCCGCGTACGTTGCGCCTGCGCCGCAGCCGGTGTACTACGGCAACCGGTATTGGGGAGACCGCCGCTACGACGGCTATCGGCATGACCGCGGCTGGGATCGCGGCCGCTGGAATCACGGCAACCGTTGGGATAACAGCAATGGCTACCGGGGAAACGACAACCACCGTGGCGGCTATCGTGACTAAGCAGTTGGCTTTGGCGGCGTAAATCGTCTTACGCTTACGCTGGCCGGCTTCAGGCTTCCGCCCTGTTTAGCAGGCTTCACTCCGGCATGGCGCGTTTCCAGACAGGGGCGCGCCATGTGCATTCGGCAGACGGAATCTACGCCGTCAATTCGTCGTCCAGTTCGAACAATTTGCGCAGGTGGTGCGCGACGCCCGCTTCAAAGTTATTGCCGATACGCGGCACATTTGGCAGACGTTTGATGAGATCGGGGTTCGCGTTATTCATCATGAACGGATGGCCCGCCGTTTCCAGCATGTCGATGTCGTTCATGTTGTCGCCGAACGCAACGCACTTTGCGGCCGGAACATCCAGACGATCGAGCACGAACTGCAATGCACGCCCCTTCGATACGTTCGCCGTCATCACCTCCAGACAGTCCGGCAACGAGTACGTGACGTAAAGCGCCTCGCCGAACCTGCGCTCGAGGTTGGCAGCGACCACGGCAAGATCTTTGGGATCGCCGATGTACAGCGCCTTCGCGATATCCGCGCCGTCGTGCTGCTGCAAATCGGTCACGTTGTAGGTGAAGCCCGAGTCCTGGTGATAACGCAGCAACTCGGGCGCATCGCGGTCGATCAGCCATTCCCGGTCGGCGAACAGATTGACGATCACGCGTCCATGCTCGCCCGCGATTTCCGGCTTCACCAGTTTCTGGACCACGTTCGCCTGAAGATCGTCGGCGAAGATCATTTCGTCGTCGGGCGAATGGACTCGCGCGCCGTTCGACGTGATCAGATATGGCCGGATGCCCAGCACATCGCGAATTCCCGCGACGTCGCTATAGTGGCGCCCCGTCGCGATCACGATGTGTATGCCCTGCGCTTCGAGCGCGCGCACCGTGCTGATCGTGAAGGGGTCCACCTGATGGTTGCTGTTAAGCAGCGTTCCATCGAGATCGCTGGCAATGACTTTGTACATGGGCGGGCGGCAGACGGCGTCGGAAAGCTCCATTTTATCGCCTCTCGGCGCGGCACCTTCCGTTTCCAGCCGCTCCCATGCGTTTAGCCCGTCATGCACCGCCGGGTTGCGCAGCCGCCCGCCGAGCCATCTGCAATGCGCCGTGCGCCGAATCCGAAAGCGGCGCGCGCAGACGCTCGCGATAGGGCGCGGGCACATAGTCGCTCAGCGGCTTGCCAAGGCCGCCGCACAGCGCGACAGGCAAGCTTCCGGTTGGGTCGAGCGCTGCAATCATCTTGCCGATCTCCTGGCCGGCTTCGCGCAGCAGCCGGGCGGCAAACGGGTGCTCGCGATGCGCGACGACGACGGGCGCGAGGCTCGCATAAGCCGTCTGGTTCGCGTCGCACAGCCATACCACCAGCCCGTCGCGATCGGTCGCGCCGACGTGCTCGATCAGTGCCTGCGAGAGTTCGTCGGCGGGAATGCGGCCGTCGAGCGCCTGCTGCGCGTACACGATGGCGCGCAGGCCGAACCAGGCGCCGCCGGCCTCGTCGGCAGACGGATAACCGTAGCCAGCGACCATCCGGCTTTGGCCGTCACGGTCCAGCACAGCCGCGACGCTGCCCGTTCCCAGCGCGACGATCACGCCCGGCTCGCCGCCGTGTGCGCCGAGCAAGGTCGAATAGGCGTCGCTTTCGATAGCGAGACCGGCGAGCGCAGGCGCCTTCGCGCGAAATGCCGCCAGCCAGTCGCGATTGTTGACGCCCGCGAGCCCGCAGCCGAACACGAAGCGCGTCCAGTCGGCGACGATACCGGCACGCTCGCACGCTTGCGCGCTCGCGGCGAGAATCGCGTTCCACGCGCGCTCGACGCCCAACGCAAGGCCGGACGGCCCCGCCGTGCCTTGCGCGAGTTCCTGCCCTTCGGCGTTCGCCAGCACGACGCGCGTGCCGGTGCCGCCACCGTCGACGCCGATCAGATAGAGGTCTTGATTCATCGATATGCTCGTTGATGTGTTACCGCATAGCGTGGCAGGTCTTTTCGCCCGCGACAATTAGCCGATCGGCCAGGTTGCGGCGGCAACCCGTTCCGCTATGCTGGCGTGGCCCGCCAGACGGGCGACCAACCAACCATGCAGGAGCCTGAACGTGGCGGAGCAGCGATGCAACTGGGCGACGACGAGCGAAGCGCTCGCACACTATCACGACACCGAATGGGGCGTCCCTTCGCGCAATGACCAGCATCTGTTCGAGATGCTGGTGCTCGAAGGTGCGCAGGCCGGGCTGTCGTGGTCGACGATTCTGAACAAGCGCGCCGGATACCGGCGTGCCTTCTCGAACTTCGACATCGACAAGGTCGCTCGCTACTCGCCGAAAAAAATCGACGCGCTCGTGCTCGACGAAGGCATCGTGCGCCATCGCGGCAAGATCGAGTCGACGGTCCTCAATGCCAAAGCGGTCAGGCAGATTCAGGCGGAGCATGGATCGTTAGCGGATTTTGTGTGGTCCTTCGTCGACGACACGCCGATCCAGAACGCCTGGACGAGCTACACGCATGCGCCCGCTTCGACAGATGTGTCGGACGCGCTCAGCAAAGCGCTCAAAGGCTATGGCTGCAAATTTGTGGGCACAACCATCTGCTATGCGTTCATGCAGGCAGTCGGTATGGTCAACGACCATCAGACCGATTGCGCCTGCTATTCGCGGTGCGCTCTGCTCGGGAAGAAAGGCCGCAAAAAGAGCGCGAAGTGACGGCGCGGCTTGTTCCAACGTGTTGTGCGTATGTGTCGCGCCGTTGCAACACATGGCATAATCGCGCCCGGCTTGAACGGGCGGAGTGTGCTGCATGGCGTCACCCGCAAACCCGCTTCCCGCAAGGCCTCGAACAGAGGTTGACGAGCGCGGCGCGGGCGGTCCGTGCCCGCATTGAGCGCTAGCCAACACAACGGCTGACCTTTACCGCATTGCGCTCGTTATAACTAATGCATGCGACGTCGTTCGACGCACCTCCGGACGGGGCTGGTCAGCCGGACGTCGGCGGCGTCGCTGGTGCAGGGTGTGCGCTTTGCATGCCGTGAATTGGGCGGTAAATGATGCCCTCGTCGCGGCTTCGGGCGTGAGCACATCACGGAATACTGTCGGCGATTGCACCAGAAACGAATGACCGCTGCGCAGTGCGCGGGGGGAGACCAACATGAAAAATCATAACTTCCTGACGCATCAGGAAATTTTCGACCGGGCAGTCGAGCATCTGTTCGGCCAGGGTCGCGCGGCGCTGCTGCCGCGCGGCGGCGGCGCCTACCGCGGCTATTGCGGCGGTTGCCCGGTCGGCAGCTTTATCCATCCGCGCGACTACATGACGGCGATGGAAGGCATTCCCGTGCGATACGTCGGCAAGACCGCTTCAGAAACGCCCATGTACATGGACGTCGGCGTGGCCGCGCTGAAGAAGGCGCTGTTGCGCTCGCGCCTGAATATCTACGATCCCGTCACCGTCGAATTGCTCAGTTGCCTGCAAAACGTGCACGACGTTTTCGGGACCTGGGAATGGCGCGACCGGTTACGCTCGATTGCCCGCCAATTCGTCCTTTCCGACGAACGCGTGAAATCAGCCGCCTGACATTCAGCGTAACGAGCGGCCTCAGCGCGCGAAGCTTCGCGCGCCCTATCCGGCAAGCGAACTAAAACCCACAAACGAAAAACGGCGGTGTGGCTTCTTTCGAAGCTCACACCGCCGTTGGCGTGCTTTCGCGTACCGGAGGAAGCGTGCTTAGTGCAGCTTCTTCGGCAGCATCTGGCTGCGCAGGCGCTTGTGCAGGCGCTTCACTGCAGCTGCCTTCTTGCGCTTACGTGCCGTCGTCGGCTTTTCGTACGCCTGGCGCTCACGCAGTTCTGCGATCAGGCCATTCTTTTCGATTGCGCGGCGGAAGCGGCGGATTGCCACTTCGAACGGCTCGTTTTCCTTCAGAAGAATCGTCGTCATGAA
This is a stretch of genomic DNA from Paraburkholderia caribensis. It encodes these proteins:
- the motA gene encoding flagellar motor stator protein MotA, which produces MLIFVGTLVTLLSVFGGYALEGGHLGALMQPVEVLMIAGAGLGAFILGNGMKTIKATLRVIPTLFKGAKYNKDVYMELMALLYVLLAKARKEGTLTLEADIDDPQKSPIFTQYPKILADHHIVEFLTDYLRLMVGGNMNAFEIESLMDEEIETHHAEGEAPAHALMKVGDAMPAFGIVAAVMGVVHTMASADKPPAVLGEMIAQALVGTFLGILLSYGLIGPLASVAEQRVTESTKMFQCIKVTILASLNGYAPAIAVEFGRKVLFSTERPSFAELEEHVRRVKAK
- a CDS encoding glycosyltransferase family 4 protein, producing MRIAQIAPLYEAVPPKLYGGTERVVSYLTEALVDLGHDVTLFASGDSVTSAKLEASWPRALRLDPTVRDALAPHMLLLEKVRKLAHEFDVLHFHLDYLPFPLFSTLDTPFVTTLHGRLDLPELQPVFDTFTDAPVISISDSQRLPLQQANWLNTIYHGLPEQLLTPQTGKKPEYLAFLGRICPEKRVDTAIKIAAQSGLPLKIAAKVDKADQEYFKTEIEPLLSQAHVEFIGEINEAQKPEFLSGAKALLFPIDWSEPFGLVMIESMACGTPVIAFNRGSVPEVIDHGVTGFICEDVQGAVAALQRIDELSRTEIRAQFERRFSSKIMAQNYVDSYSAMLEATRRPMLRRVAVG
- a CDS encoding H-NS histone family protein, which produces MSQYADLKAQIARLQQEADEARRSEVGNVIAEIRQKIAEYGLNAHDLGFAEAARRGRPPKKAPLPAKYQDPKSGNTWSGRGKPPKWIAGKNRERFLIGQA
- a CDS encoding response regulator; this encodes MIRHILAIDDSAAMRQILAATLTGAGYQVTLAADGDEGLENALAMPFDLVLTDQHMPGRTGLDLIAALRGNPAYRETPILVLTTESGEPFKAAARDAGATGWIEKPLDPDMLTELVAALA
- the flhD gene encoding flagellar transcriptional regulator FlhD is translated as MSTQSDMLNEIREVNLSYLLLAQRLLREDKPMGMFRMGISEQLADVLANLSLAQTVKLAASNQVLCRFRFDDHQILSSLADKGKSSAVAQAHSAILMAGQPVEQIG
- the motB gene encoding flagellar motor protein MotB, encoding MSKDKDRAIVVKRAAPKKGGHHGGAWKLAYADFMTAMMAFFLLMWLLSSASTVQLKGIADYFNQPLKITLWGGDRSAVDSSQIPGGGRDISTDKDGITRQTDGSTNRAEHTAARADDQALQQLQGAVERREQVRLHDLQVKLMAAIEANPVLRQFKQQIRIDSTLQGLRIEIVDTQKRPMFATAQAIVQPYMHDILQAIGNTLNDVPNRIVVQGHTDAVPYAGGEKGYSNWELSADRANASRRELIAGGMDEAKVLRVLGLASTQNLNKADPLDPENRRISIIVLNKRSEDALMQDDSSSTTLSNDAAGANKPLLQKIIQPASPPAAQPPSPPAKAPHAMQKDAEPISAVAQGEAKPAEATDKSAAPATATQ
- the cheA gene encoding chemotaxis protein CheA, whose translation is MTLDITQFYQTFFDEADELLAQMEQLLLNLDVGHPDPEDLAAIFRAAHSIKGGAATFGFTALTETTHILESLLDRARNNEIVLRKDMIDTFLETKDVLSGQLADYRASAEPDAAVAAAICAKLEQLHKESSGAAPAAAAPAPAAAPAAAPAVADGHAPEHVVEQAEQAVEAAGVWADNEPAETGAATSDAAAGPHLKITLRGVGEKDQELLTEELGNLGRIVGQVKTGSDITLWLESDVSSDDIVAVCCFVIDESQIVIGRGAAPASGAEQGAPGASEAAQSEPVNAGGTASGGAGAPAAVVQPAVAAAPAPAAAQPVAQPAAPATPAPAEPAIVTPAAAAAPAATAPAAPKAAPASAEGDRKARPAAAANAGEGSSIRVGVEKVDQLINLVGELVITQAMLAETTSTFDPALHDRLFNGMAQLERNARDLQEAVMSIRMMPMDYVFSRFPRLVRDLAAKLGKQVELVTFGQATELDKSLIERIIDPLTHLVRNSLDHGIETVEARKAAGKDSTGQLVLSAAHHGGNIVIEVSDDGAGLRRDKILAKAAKQGITVSDTMTDDEVWNLIFLPGFSTAEQVTDVSGRGVGMDVVKRNIQSMGGHVEITSHAGKGSTTRIVLPLTLAILDGMSVKVGSEIFILPLNFVMESLQPQADDIYTVANGERVVRVRGEYLPLVALHEVFSVEDARTDPTQGIVTIMQTEGRRFAMLIDELVGQQQVVVKNLETNYRKVHGISAATILGDGSVALIVDVAALNRETRASHSASLAIA
- the flhC gene encoding flagellar transcriptional regulator FlhC; the encoded protein is MAQKSVVLEVREITLAIELIELGARLQLLEAETTLSRDRLIKLYKEVKGVSPPKGMLPFSTDWFMTWQPNIHSSLFYNIYRFMSGLGGCVTIQSIVKSYRLYLEHARMHHDEPALSLTRAWTLVRFFDSGMLQMTTCTRCRGQFVAHAHDPQHGFVCGLCAPPSRAGKTRKAADARCEEAQAALGAPLGDALAALPEAVVTAA